The Osmerus eperlanus chromosome 22, fOsmEpe2.1, whole genome shotgun sequence genome window below encodes:
- the commd1 gene encoding COMM domain-containing protein 1, with protein MADVDPTKSLNGLLNGIAQKVYYNNGEITEELLKNELFPDLAQEEFNALHEKMRGLLKSIAMADMDQPQLEAFLTAQTKKQGGVSTEQAAALSRFWKGQRGRVRESLLGQSRWEAGLRGLTWRVDLPTSASRGETASSPVALVELELGRTGEDSEFVCLEFDEAKVNQVLKKMADVQESIDSIVHRS; from the exons ATGGCGGATGTGGACCCAACTAAATCCCTGAACGGCTTACTAAATGGAATAGCTCAAAAAGTATATTACAATAATGGTGAAATAACAGAAGAACTTTTGAAAAATGAACTTTTTCCCGACCTCGCGCAAGAGGAATTTAACGCCTTGCACGAGAAGATGAGAGGCCTTTTGAAG TCTATTGCCATGGCAGACATGGACCAGCCCCAGCTGGAGGCCTTCCTGACAGCCCAGACCAAGAAGCAGGGTGGCGTCAGcacagagcaggctgcagccctCTCCCGCTTCTGGAAGGGTCAGCGTGGCCGGGTCAGAGAGAGCCTGCTGGGCCAGAGCCGATGGGAGGCCGGCCTGAGGGGCCTCACTTGGAGGGTTGACCTTCCGACTTCGGCCAGCAGAGGAGAGACGGCCAGCAGCCCTGTGGCCTTGGTGGAGTTGGAGCTGGGAAGGACTGGagag GACTCCGAGTTTGTGTGCCTGGAGTTTGATGAGGCGAAGGTCAACCAGGTGTTAAAAAAGATGGCAGATGTTCAGGAGAGCATCGACAGCATCGTGCATCGCAGCTAG
- the dcps gene encoding m7GpppX diphosphatase: protein MASTGKRESPNIGITKSKRQKSGADSDQIDDLAASESVLSGFKLKTVLRDSAREKNIFLHGKLDDHEAVVILEKTPIREDTLSEMFSGSRLKLEMKNDIYSTYQLQPPAHLNEIKTTVVCPATEKHVKKYLCQETFLVEETGEDYRSITLPYIKSQSFGIQWVYNILEKKAEANRIVYEDPDQDVGFVLLPDLKWDQKQLDNLYLIAIVHRRDIKSLRDLTAQHLPLLRNIRQKGEKSILERYGVPASKMRVYLHYQPSYYHLHVHFTALGYDAPGTGVERAHLLSDVIQNLLADPEYYHSRSLSFPLRADDSLLREFKEAGRLST, encoded by the coding sequence ATGGCGTCTACTGGTAAACGTGAAAGCCCCAACATTGGAATCACTAAGAGTAAACGGCAAAAGAGTGGCGCAGATAGCGACCAAATAGATGATCTAGCAGCATCTGAAAGTGTGCTATCCGGATTCAAACTGAAGACCGTTCTGCGGGACTCGGCGCGGGAAAAAAACATCTTTCTTCATGGGAAGTTAGATGACCATGAGGCTGTTGTCATCCTGGAGAAGACACCAATCAGAGAGGACACCTTGTCCGAGATGTTCAGTGGCTCTAGACTAAAGTTGGAGATGAAAAATGACATCTACAGCACTTATCAACTTCAACCCCCTGCTCATCTGAATGAGATCAAGACCACAGTGGTGTGTCCCGCCACAGAGAAGCACGTTAAGAAGTACTTATGCCAGGAGACTTTTTTGGTGGAGGAAACCGGGGAGGATTATCGCTCTATCACTCTGCCTTACATTAAGAGCCAGAGCTTTGGGATACAGTGGGTCTACAACATCCTGGAGAAGAAAGCTGAGGCAAATCGTATAGTTTATGAGGATCCAGATCAGGATGTTGGCTTTGTTCTCCTACCAGACTTAAAGTGGGACCAAAAGCAGCTGGATAACTTGTATCTGATAGCCATCGTTCATCGAAGAGACATCAAAAGTCTCCGGGACTTGACTGCTCAGCATCTACCACTGCTAAGAAATATCCgccagaaaggagagaagagcatTCTGGAGCGGTATGGAGTGCCAGCCAGCAAGATGAGGGTTTACCTCCATTATCAGCCATCCTACTACCACCTTCATGTCCACTTCACGGCCCTGGGCTATGACGCTCCGGGcactggggtggagagagcacaCCTACTCTCCGATGTCATTCAGAACCTCCTGGCAGACCCTGAGTACTACCACAGTCGCAGCCTCTCCTTCCCACTGAGAGCTGACGACAGCCTGCTCCGTGAGTTCAAAGAAGCTGGGAGGTTGTCTACATAA